The Tenrec ecaudatus isolate mTenEca1 chromosome 6, mTenEca1.hap1, whole genome shotgun sequence genome has a window encoding:
- the FGF23 gene encoding fibroblast growth factor 23 yields MLGAHLRLWVCALCIVSAIYVGAYPNTSPLLGTSWAGLTHLYTATARNSFHLQIHKDGHVDGTPHQTIYSALMIRSEDSGFVVITGVMSRRYLCMDFRGNIFGSHYFTADSCRFRQRTLENGYDVYHSPQHHFLISLGRAKRVFLPGMNPPPYSQFLSRRNEIPLIHFNTPKPRRHTRSAEEDAEQDPLNVLKPRPRMTPAPASCSQELPSAEDNSALASDPLGVVRGKKPSAQRCRPFPKFRETGKDYFLTNP; encoded by the exons ATGTTGGGGGCCCACCTCAGACTCTGGGTCTGTGCCTTGTGCATTGTGAGCGCCATCTACGTCGGAGCCTACCCCAACACCTCCCCACTCCTGGGCACCAGCTGGGCTGGCCTGACCCACCTGTACACGGCGACGGCCAGGAACAGCTTCCACCTGCAGATCCACAAGGATGGCCACGTGGACGGCACCCCCCACCAGACCATCTACA GTGCCCTGATGATCCGATCAGAGGACTCTGGCTTCGTGGTGATCACAGGGGTGATGAGCAGGAGATACCTCTGTATGGATTTCAGAGGCAACATTTTTGGATCG CACTACTTCACGGCGGACAGCTGCAGGTTCCGACAGCGGACGCTGGAGAACGGCTATGACGTCTATCACTCGCCCCAGCATCATTTCCTGATCAGCCTGGGCCGCGCCAAGAGGGTCTTCCTGCCGGGCATGAACCCGCCGCCTTACTCCCAGTTCTTGTCCCGGAGGAACGAGATCCCCCTGATTCACTTCAACACCCCCAAGCCCCGGCGGCACACGCGGAGTGCCGAGGAGGACGCCGAGCAGGACCCCCTGAACGTGCTGAAGCCCAGGCCCCGGATGACGCCGGCTCCAGCCTCCTGCTCCCAGGAGCTGCCCAGTGCCGAAGACAACAGCGCCCTGGCCAGCGACCCCCTGGGAGTGGTCAGAGGCAAAAAGCCCAGCGCCCAAAGATGCCGCCCCTTTCCcaagttcagggaaacagggaaGGACTACTTTCTAACCAATCCCTGA